One genomic region from Spirosoma sp. KCTC 42546 encodes:
- a CDS encoding OmpH family outer membrane protein → MKKALFFVLLCSVWVTIPAQAQKFGYIDTEYIFGKMPEYQKALSEIDKFADKWSKDIQDKYVDIEKLQKAYQAEEILLTEDMKRERQRIISDKEREARDYNNKVFGYQGLLFEKKKELMKAPMELINRAVEKICIQKKLDFIFDKASDFVMLYTNPRHDYSDYVMEELGLDTKPTATNSNPTNKTTTKPK, encoded by the coding sequence ATGAAAAAAGCCCTATTTTTTGTACTTTTGTGTTCTGTTTGGGTAACTATTCCTGCTCAGGCTCAGAAATTCGGATACATCGATACGGAGTATATCTTTGGCAAGATGCCCGAATACCAGAAAGCCCTTAGCGAAATTGACAAGTTCGCTGATAAATGGTCGAAGGATATTCAGGACAAATACGTTGACATCGAGAAGCTACAGAAAGCCTATCAGGCAGAAGAAATCCTGCTGACAGAAGATATGAAGCGCGAACGGCAACGAATCATCAGCGATAAGGAACGTGAAGCCAGAGACTATAACAACAAGGTATTCGGTTATCAGGGCTTGTTATTTGAGAAGAAAAAAGAGTTAATGAAGGCTCCGATGGAGTTGATAAACCGGGCGGTTGAAAAGATATGCATTCAGAAGAAACTGGATTTTATCTTCGACAAAGCATCTGATTTTGTCATGCTTTATACCAACCCCCGGCATGACTATTCGGATTATGTTATGGAAGAATTGGGACTAGATACTAAACCAACTGCTACCAATAGTAATCCAACAAATAAAACAACCACAAAACCTAAGTAA
- the rpsG gene encoding 30S ribosomal protein S7, with product MRKAKPPKRYVLPDPKYKEVLVTKFVNNLMYEGKKSLAYSIFYDALDVVAKRTSESGLDTWKKALNNVMPSVEVKSRRVGGATFQVPTEVRADRKVAVGMKWLIKYARSRGEKTMVDRLAAEIVAAAKGEGAAVKKKDDTHRMAEANKAFSHFRF from the coding sequence ATGAGAAAGGCGAAACCGCCCAAGCGTTACGTATTACCCGATCCTAAATACAAGGAGGTTCTCGTAACTAAATTTGTAAACAATCTGATGTACGAAGGCAAAAAGAGCCTGGCGTACTCCATCTTCTATGATGCCCTTGACGTGGTTGCAAAACGCACCAGCGAAAGTGGCCTCGATACATGGAAAAAGGCATTAAACAATGTAATGCCATCAGTTGAAGTTAAAAGTCGTCGCGTCGGTGGAGCTACCTTCCAGGTGCCAACCGAAGTACGGGCAGACCGAAAAGTCGCGGTAGGCATGAAATGGCTTATTAAGTATGCTCGTTCGCGGGGTGAAAAAACCATGGTAGACCGGTTAGCAGCCGAAATCGTCGCAGCCGCAAAAGGTGAAGGCGCAGCTGTTAAAAAGAAGGACGATACGCACCGTATGGCAGAAGCCAACAAGGCGTTCTCTCACTTCCGGTTCTAA
- a CDS encoding DUF3467 domain-containing protein, producing MNAPQQNPEGAIDVELSEEIAEGVYANLAMIAHSNSEFILDFIRLMPGVPKAKVKARIILTPEHAKRLLEALRENISRFEEAYGGINEPNDAFRFPTGGFGGPVGQA from the coding sequence ATGAATGCTCCCCAACAAAACCCAGAAGGTGCCATTGATGTCGAATTAAGTGAAGAAATTGCCGAAGGTGTTTATGCCAATCTGGCAATGATTGCTCACTCAAATAGTGAATTTATTCTGGATTTTATTCGCCTGATGCCGGGTGTTCCTAAGGCAAAAGTAAAAGCGCGTATCATTCTGACCCCCGAACACGCCAAACGCTTGCTTGAGGCATTGCGTGAGAACATCAGCCGCTTTGAAGAAGCTTACGGCGGAATTAATGAACCCAACGATGCATTTCGATTCCCAACAGGAGGATTTGGTGGTCCGGTAGGCCAAGCGTAA
- a CDS encoding OmpH family outer membrane protein, producing the protein MKKNLVMAFAAALLLGGLNAQAQAPTATPATTTAAGPLKLGYTNIDFVLSQTPEAKDIQNQLTIQRTQSENELKRMQKELEDKYAAYEKGAAQMSDVIKKDRETELQGLQARIQEFGRTAEQSLQGKYQSLVNPVVQKIQKAIDAVAKENGFQYVFNLDAGANTIPILLVAPEENNITELVLKKMGIDPAKAAAAAKPATTGGSQPAAAKPTAPASGTATAPKKN; encoded by the coding sequence ATGAAGAAAAACCTCGTCATGGCGTTTGCTGCAGCCCTTCTATTGGGTGGTTTAAACGCTCAGGCACAAGCCCCAACCGCAACGCCTGCTACGACTACCGCAGCCGGACCGCTGAAGTTAGGCTATACGAACATTGATTTCGTTCTGTCGCAAACGCCCGAAGCAAAAGATATTCAAAACCAGTTAACCATTCAGCGGACGCAATCAGAAAACGAACTGAAGCGCATGCAGAAAGAATTGGAAGACAAATATGCAGCCTACGAAAAAGGGGCCGCGCAAATGTCGGACGTTATCAAGAAGGATCGCGAAACCGAATTACAGGGCCTCCAGGCTCGGATTCAGGAGTTCGGCCGGACTGCTGAGCAATCGTTGCAAGGCAAATACCAATCGTTGGTAAATCCGGTTGTTCAGAAAATTCAGAAAGCAATTGATGCCGTTGCCAAAGAGAATGGCTTTCAATACGTATTCAACCTCGATGCAGGTGCCAATACCATTCCTATCTTACTGGTTGCACCAGAAGAAAACAACATTACAGAGTTGGTATTGAAGAAAATGGGTATTGATCCAGCCAAAGCCGCTGCGGCTGCTAAGCCAGCTACAACCGGCGGAAGCCAGCCAGCTGCGGCAAAACCAACAGCCCCGGCATCGGGTACAGCTACGGCACCTAAGAAAAACTAA
- a CDS encoding DUF1345 domain-containing protein — translation MITKLLEYISRFDSHHRFIIAALAAGVAYFYVPDYFTIPAQITTVYVAFAMTVLVLAWTSMLVSHPRDLPKLSRIQDSSRLFLLIFVVVAALVGLFAVVALLNSMDKNRREHILLPILAVWSAWTLVHTVFTLRYAHLYYGNDINPKKRPGGLDFPHEPEPDYLDFAYFSFVIGMTSQVSDVTIGSKAMRRTALAHGVLSFGFNAIIIALTISGLSK, via the coding sequence ATGATTACTAAATTACTGGAGTACATCTCCCGATTTGATTCTCACCATCGGTTTATTATTGCAGCATTAGCGGCAGGGGTTGCTTACTTCTATGTTCCTGACTATTTCACTATTCCGGCTCAAATTACAACCGTCTATGTAGCTTTTGCGATGACCGTGTTAGTCTTAGCGTGGACATCGATGCTGGTATCTCACCCGCGAGATTTGCCCAAACTGTCGCGCATTCAGGATTCGAGTAGGCTATTCCTGTTAATATTTGTGGTGGTAGCGGCATTGGTCGGTTTATTTGCTGTTGTGGCCTTGCTCAACTCGATGGATAAGAATCGCAGAGAACACATTCTACTCCCTATATTGGCCGTTTGGAGCGCATGGACGTTAGTTCATACCGTTTTTACCCTCCGCTATGCACATCTGTACTACGGCAATGACATCAACCCAAAGAAGCGCCCAGGTGGGTTGGATTTCCCGCATGAACCCGAACCGGATTACCTCGACTTTGCCTATTTCTCGTTCGTTATTGGCATGACCAGTCAGGTGTCTGATGTAACCATTGGATCAAAAGCCATGCGCCGGACAGCTCTGGCCCACGGCGTCTTATCATTCGGTTTCAACGCTATTATTATTGCTCTAACTATTAGCGGCCTATCGAAATAA
- the rpsL gene encoding 30S ribosomal protein S12 yields the protein MPTIQQLVRKGREKLIDKSKSPALDACPQRRGVCTRVYTTTPKKPNSALRKVARVRLTNGREVNAYIPGEGHNLQEHSIVLIRGGRVKDLPGVRYHIVRGALDTAGVSGRLQSRSKYGAKRPKPGQAPVKGGKGAPPAKKKK from the coding sequence ATGCCTACTATACAACAATTAGTGCGTAAAGGCCGCGAAAAGCTGATCGACAAGTCAAAGTCGCCAGCTTTAGATGCCTGCCCACAACGTCGGGGTGTGTGTACACGGGTGTACACGACCACGCCGAAGAAGCCAAACTCGGCTCTTCGTAAAGTTGCCCGCGTTCGTCTGACGAACGGTCGGGAGGTTAACGCTTACATTCCTGGCGAAGGCCATAACTTACAGGAACACTCAATCGTACTGATTCGTGGTGGTCGTGTAAAAGATCTTCCAGGTGTTCGTTACCACATCGTTCGGGGTGCTCTGGATACGGCTGGCGTAAGCGGTCGTCTGCAAAGCCGGTCGAAATACGGTGCCAAACGTCCAAAACCAGGTCAGGCTCCGGTAAAAGGTGGCAAAGGTGCACCACCAGCAAAAAAGAAAAAGTAA
- a CDS encoding aldose 1-epimerase family protein has product MTTLENDHLRVSIRPKGAELTSIFHKPSGIEHLWQADAMVWGWHAPNLFPVVGGCLNNQLLIDGKTYPIERHGFTRQSLFETTESTLTHAVFSLWSSDATRIHFPYEFEFQIIYELDGPRLTITYRVVNEDEKPIFFSVGAHPAFAVPFTTGEAYEDYFIEFEQPESLETHMLSAAGYFTGETKPVPTDGRRLLLTKHLFDEDALVFKNLVSRRVVLRSDKHDHSIAVGFPEFPYLGLWAKPGASFVCIEPWLGCADSEGQPKPIEQKEAIQQVAEGKVFEAAFTIEVR; this is encoded by the coding sequence ATGACAACTTTAGAGAATGATCATCTCCGCGTCTCAATACGGCCAAAAGGGGCCGAACTGACTTCTATTTTTCACAAGCCATCGGGTATTGAACACCTCTGGCAGGCCGACGCTATGGTGTGGGGATGGCATGCGCCAAACCTGTTTCCGGTAGTGGGCGGATGTCTGAACAATCAGTTGCTGATTGATGGAAAGACGTATCCAATTGAACGGCACGGCTTTACCCGGCAGTCGTTGTTTGAAACAACAGAATCAACGTTAACACACGCCGTTTTTTCGCTCTGGTCCAGCGATGCTACACGCATTCATTTTCCCTACGAATTTGAGTTTCAAATCATCTATGAGCTGGATGGCCCTCGCCTGACCATAACCTATCGGGTTGTTAATGAGGATGAGAAACCCATTTTCTTCTCGGTTGGTGCCCACCCGGCTTTTGCCGTACCGTTTACTACTGGCGAAGCTTACGAGGATTATTTCATCGAATTTGAACAGCCCGAATCGTTGGAGACGCATATGCTTTCGGCAGCCGGTTATTTTACGGGGGAAACAAAACCAGTTCCGACTGATGGACGTCGACTACTACTAACCAAGCACTTATTTGACGAAGATGCCTTGGTATTCAAAAATCTAGTCTCCCGGCGTGTGGTGCTCCGAAGCGATAAACACGATCATTCGATAGCCGTCGGTTTTCCCGAATTTCCTTATCTGGGCTTGTGGGCCAAGCCCGGTGCTTCATTCGTGTGTATTGAGCCCTGGCTGGGTTGCGCCGATAGTGAAGGTCAACCGAAGCCGATTGAGCAGAAGGAAGCTATTCAGCAGGTGGCCGAAGGAAAAGTCTTTGAAGCTGCTTTTACAATAGAGGTAAGATAG
- a CDS encoding TlpA disulfide reductase family protein has protein sequence MSLKKLILFAGLLLPGFISLAQTKPKDGFWRGVFTMAGGQQAPFNFELKGKTAYLINGTERFELPGVHQRADSLFIPVDVYNRLLAAKIENDGTLSGTFNYLDTSTPVKPIPFRAEHGKKYRFFEKPAAATVSLQGKWDVVINGQTKLIGVFEQHANRLTGTFLSTGGDLRFYEGVVQADSFALSAFDGSSPQLFKGKVSGNELRGEQVSARSVNPITGTRNAQAVLPDAYSLTTMKKGVPFTFTFPDAFTGKPVSLHDPKYRDKVVIVTLMGSWCHNCMDEAALLAPWYEANKKRGVEIIGLAFEYKNDPAFAKARLEPMKKRYQIGYDILFAGIVDAKHPSEALPALSEVSVYPTTIFVRRNGDVAKVHTGYSGPATGQYYEEFIKEFNSEMDQLLKESVPENGHQKSSK, from the coding sequence ATGAGCCTTAAGAAACTAATCCTATTCGCTGGACTACTATTGCCAGGATTTATCAGCCTTGCACAGACAAAGCCAAAAGATGGTTTCTGGCGAGGAGTTTTTACAATGGCTGGTGGTCAGCAAGCGCCTTTTAATTTTGAGTTGAAAGGCAAAACGGCCTACCTGATTAATGGGACAGAGCGATTTGAATTGCCCGGCGTTCACCAACGCGCCGATTCTTTGTTTATTCCGGTCGATGTCTACAACAGATTACTGGCCGCTAAGATCGAAAACGATGGAACATTGTCGGGAACGTTCAACTATCTGGATACCTCAACACCCGTCAAACCAATACCCTTTCGGGCAGAGCACGGCAAAAAATATCGGTTTTTCGAGAAGCCAGCTGCCGCTACGGTTAGTTTGCAGGGGAAATGGGACGTGGTCATTAACGGCCAAACCAAGCTGATCGGTGTATTTGAACAGCATGCCAATCGCCTGACGGGTACGTTCCTGAGTACTGGTGGTGACCTGCGTTTCTACGAAGGCGTAGTACAAGCGGATAGTTTCGCGCTGTCGGCGTTTGACGGGTCGAGTCCACAACTGTTCAAAGGGAAAGTTAGTGGAAATGAACTAAGGGGTGAACAGGTCAGTGCCCGGAGTGTGAATCCCATTACCGGCACCCGAAATGCCCAGGCTGTCCTGCCCGATGCCTACAGCCTGACAACGATGAAGAAAGGCGTTCCTTTCACGTTTACATTCCCTGATGCATTTACGGGTAAACCCGTATCACTACATGATCCAAAGTATAGGGACAAAGTAGTCATTGTGACACTTATGGGAAGCTGGTGCCACAACTGTATGGACGAAGCGGCTCTTCTAGCGCCCTGGTACGAGGCTAATAAGAAGCGGGGTGTTGAAATTATTGGTCTGGCGTTCGAGTATAAAAATGATCCAGCTTTTGCTAAAGCCCGACTCGAACCCATGAAAAAGCGCTATCAAATCGGGTATGATATTTTGTTTGCCGGTATTGTCGATGCGAAACATCCGTCAGAAGCCTTGCCCGCTTTGAGCGAAGTGTCAGTTTATCCTACAACGATTTTTGTTCGGCGGAATGGTGACGTGGCTAAAGTGCATACGGGTTACTCAGGTCCAGCAACCGGTCAGTATTACGAAGAGTTTATAAAAGAGTTTAATTCGGAAATGGATCAATTACTGAAGGAGTCAGTTCCTGAGAACGGTCACCAGAAATCATCTAAATAA
- a CDS encoding DUF4870 domain-containing protein has product MENQPPTSPLSPAPSSLSESDARLWAMLAHLSALPGSFFLIGSVLAPLIIWQIQKDKSAFVDYHGKEALNFQITIALATAVSLLLMFVLIGFVLIWVVGIVWLIFTIIAGIKANNGECYRYPITIRFIK; this is encoded by the coding sequence ATGGAAAATCAGCCGCCAACTTCTCCATTGTCACCCGCTCCTTCTTCCTTAAGCGAATCCGACGCCCGGCTTTGGGCTATGCTTGCTCATCTGAGTGCATTACCCGGTTCATTTTTCCTGATTGGCAGCGTTTTGGCTCCACTCATTATCTGGCAGATTCAGAAAGACAAATCGGCATTTGTCGATTATCACGGTAAGGAAGCCCTTAATTTTCAGATTACAATAGCACTGGCGACAGCTGTATCACTTCTGCTCATGTTTGTCCTGATTGGGTTTGTGTTAATCTGGGTGGTAGGTATCGTTTGGCTCATTTTCACTATCATTGCTGGTATTAAGGCCAATAATGGAGAGTGCTACCGCTATCCAATAACGATCCGGTTTATTAAATAA
- a CDS encoding pyruvate carboxylase, whose translation MKEYIRPIKRLLVANRGEIAIRIMRAATELGITTVAVYTYEDRYSLHRYKADEAYQIGRDEDALKPYLDVEGIILLAKRHKIDAIHPGYGFLSENVKLARRCREEGIIFIGPSPEAMDALGDKVRAKNLATKAGVPLIPDSREENMSPEFALTEAQRIGFPIMVKAAAGGGGRGMRVVREAQEFEKAFAEAKNEARNAFGDDTIFLEKFIEEPKHIEVQLLGDQHGNIVHLYERDCSVQRRFQKVVEVAPSFGLKQETKDKLYAYALQLGRAVEYSNAGTVEFLVDKEENIYFIEVNPRIQVEHTITEEITGIDIVRTQILIAMGYQLSDNGIYINRQEDIPLNGYAIQCRITTEDPSNGFKPDFGTITAYRNAAGFGIRLDEGSSYAGMKISPYFDSMIVKVSARGRTLKGATQRLTRALLEFRIRGVKTNISFLLNVISHPIFQRGEARVSFIETHPELFDLRKPQDRSTRVLNYLADVIVNGNPEVKKKDDSKIFRTPVVPAFDTYGPYPTGNRDRLKELGREQFTQWVKDQKCVLYTDTTFRDGHQSLLATRVRTQDLQKVAEGFAKNHPELFSMEVWGGATFDVAMRFLYESPWKRLEALREAMPNMLLQMLFRGSNAVGYSAYPDNLIEKFVEKSWETGIDVFRIFDSLNWVEAMKVSIRAVRERTDALCEAAICYTGDVLSPNQHKYTLQYYLDMARQLEDEGAHLLAIKDMAGLLKPLSAEVLVRELKKAVSIPIHLHTHDTAGIQAATYLKAIDSGVDIVDCALGALSGLTSQPNFNSVVAMMQGHERECDMNLSSLNAYSNYWEDVREYYYPFESGMKASSAEVYENEIPGGQYSNLKPQAIATGLGDKFETLKKNYSVANQLFGDIVKVTPSSKVVGDMAIFMTANNLTADDVLTRGESLSFPESVKELMKGILGQPVGGFPEAIQRVVLKGEEPITDRPNSHLKPIDFDADFKAFQEKYPLCDGFVDYLSYQMYPKVYDEYYKANEQYGNVSIIPTPAFFYGLKENEEILINIEEGKNILVRLLFRSEPDEFGMRTITFELNGQSRQVKVRDKSSKVEKFQHAKVSKAGDIGSPLQGRLTRILVKEGDTVKKNQPLFVIEAMKMESIVAAQKEGKVGKVVLKEGTVVEQDDCVVELA comes from the coding sequence ATGAAAGAGTACATCCGACCCATCAAACGTCTGCTTGTCGCCAACCGGGGCGAAATCGCCATCCGCATCATGCGGGCAGCTACCGAATTGGGCATCACCACCGTTGCCGTATACACCTATGAAGATCGCTACTCGCTACACCGCTATAAGGCCGATGAAGCCTACCAGATCGGTCGGGACGAAGACGCGCTGAAACCCTATCTGGATGTTGAAGGCATTATTCTACTGGCTAAGCGTCATAAAATTGACGCCATTCATCCTGGTTACGGATTTCTGTCGGAGAACGTAAAACTGGCCCGGCGGTGCCGTGAGGAAGGCATTATATTTATTGGCCCCTCACCCGAAGCAATGGACGCCCTGGGTGATAAAGTGCGCGCTAAAAATCTGGCCACCAAAGCGGGTGTACCCCTCATTCCCGATTCGCGGGAAGAGAACATGAGCCCCGAATTTGCCCTGACCGAAGCCCAGCGGATTGGTTTTCCGATCATGGTGAAAGCCGCTGCCGGTGGCGGTGGTCGTGGTATGCGTGTAGTTCGGGAAGCGCAAGAGTTTGAAAAGGCTTTTGCTGAGGCTAAAAATGAAGCACGTAACGCATTCGGTGATGATACGATCTTTCTGGAAAAATTCATCGAGGAACCTAAGCACATTGAGGTACAATTGCTCGGCGACCAGCATGGGAACATCGTTCACTTGTATGAGCGTGACTGCTCGGTGCAACGCCGGTTTCAGAAAGTGGTTGAAGTGGCTCCATCGTTCGGTCTGAAGCAGGAAACGAAGGATAAACTTTATGCCTATGCCCTACAGTTAGGTCGGGCTGTGGAGTATTCCAACGCGGGAACGGTCGAGTTCCTGGTTGATAAAGAAGAGAATATCTATTTCATTGAGGTTAACCCCCGAATTCAGGTTGAGCATACCATAACGGAAGAAATAACCGGTATCGACATTGTCAGGACGCAGATTCTGATTGCAATGGGCTACCAGCTGTCCGATAATGGTATTTATATCAATCGGCAGGAAGATATTCCACTGAATGGCTACGCGATTCAGTGTCGGATCACAACGGAAGATCCATCGAACGGCTTTAAGCCCGACTTCGGTACCATCACAGCCTATCGAAATGCAGCTGGATTTGGTATCCGTTTAGATGAGGGAAGTAGCTACGCGGGCATGAAAATATCGCCCTACTTCGACTCGATGATTGTGAAAGTTTCGGCGCGGGGCCGCACGCTTAAAGGCGCTACCCAACGCCTGACGCGAGCGTTACTGGAGTTCCGGATTCGGGGCGTTAAAACCAATATCAGCTTTTTGCTGAACGTGATTAGCCACCCGATTTTCCAGCGGGGCGAAGCACGGGTTTCGTTTATTGAGACGCACCCCGAACTGTTCGATCTGCGCAAGCCGCAGGACCGGTCGACGCGGGTACTTAATTACCTCGCCGATGTGATTGTAAACGGCAATCCCGAAGTAAAGAAGAAAGACGATAGTAAGATTTTTAGAACCCCCGTGGTTCCTGCCTTCGACACCTACGGCCCTTATCCAACCGGCAACCGGGATCGACTGAAGGAATTAGGCCGCGAGCAATTTACGCAATGGGTGAAAGATCAGAAGTGTGTTCTTTACACAGATACTACTTTTCGCGATGGCCACCAATCGTTGCTGGCCACTCGGGTCCGAACGCAGGATTTACAGAAGGTAGCCGAAGGATTCGCCAAAAATCATCCTGAACTCTTTTCGATGGAAGTCTGGGGTGGAGCCACCTTCGACGTGGCCATGCGGTTCCTCTATGAAAGTCCCTGGAAGCGCCTGGAGGCACTGCGTGAAGCCATGCCGAACATGCTGCTGCAAATGCTGTTTCGGGGCTCCAACGCGGTTGGCTATTCGGCCTATCCCGACAATCTGATTGAAAAATTCGTTGAGAAATCCTGGGAAACGGGTATTGATGTGTTCCGGATTTTCGATTCCCTCAACTGGGTTGAGGCCATGAAAGTAAGTATTCGTGCCGTTCGTGAGCGCACCGATGCTCTTTGCGAAGCCGCTATTTGTTACACGGGCGATGTGCTCTCGCCCAATCAACATAAATATACGCTCCAGTACTACCTCGACATGGCCCGCCAGCTCGAAGATGAGGGCGCACATTTACTGGCCATTAAAGATATGGCCGGGTTGCTGAAACCCCTCTCGGCTGAGGTATTGGTGCGTGAATTGAAAAAGGCTGTAAGCATCCCAATTCACCTGCACACGCACGATACGGCGGGTATTCAGGCGGCTACCTATCTGAAAGCTATTGACTCGGGTGTGGATATTGTTGACTGTGCCTTAGGTGCCTTATCGGGCCTGACGTCGCAACCGAACTTCAACTCGGTGGTGGCCATGATGCAGGGCCATGAGCGGGAGTGCGATATGAATTTGTCGTCACTAAATGCCTATTCCAACTATTGGGAAGATGTTCGGGAGTATTATTACCCGTTTGAGTCGGGCATGAAAGCGAGCAGCGCAGAGGTTTATGAGAACGAAATTCCGGGTGGACAGTATTCCAATCTGAAACCGCAGGCTATAGCAACGGGCCTGGGTGATAAGTTCGAGACGCTGAAGAAGAACTACTCGGTGGCGAACCAGTTATTTGGTGATATTGTGAAAGTGACACCTTCGTCGAAAGTAGTTGGCGATATGGCCATCTTCATGACCGCCAATAACCTCACTGCCGATGATGTACTGACACGGGGCGAATCGCTGTCCTTTCCTGAATCGGTAAAGGAGCTCATGAAGGGTATTCTGGGCCAGCCCGTTGGTGGTTTCCCGGAGGCTATTCAGCGCGTTGTACTCAAAGGGGAAGAGCCTATTACAGATCGTCCGAACAGTCACCTAAAACCAATTGACTTCGACGCTGATTTTAAGGCTTTCCAGGAAAAATACCCCCTTTGCGATGGTTTCGTAGATTATCTGTCGTATCAGATGTATCCAAAGGTATACGATGAATACTACAAGGCTAATGAGCAATACGGGAACGTCAGCATCATTCCAACGCCGGCCTTCTTTTACGGACTAAAAGAGAACGAGGAAATCCTGATTAACATTGAGGAGGGTAAAAATATCCTTGTCCGTCTGCTGTTCCGATCAGAGCCCGATGAGTTTGGTATGCGAACGATCACTTTTGAACTGAATGGACAGAGCCGTCAGGTTAAGGTTCGCGACAAATCCTCAAAAGTTGAGAAATTCCAGCACGCTAAAGTGAGTAAAGCAGGCGACATTGGCTCGCCTTTACAGGGTCGACTGACGCGTATTCTGGTAAAAGAAGGGGATACCGTCAAGAAAAACCAGCCTTTGTTCGTCATCGAAGCCATGAAAATGGAAAGTATTGTGGCAGCACAGAAAGAAGGCAAAGTCGGCAAAGTTGTACTGAAAGAAGGTACCGTTGTTGAACAGGACGATTGTGTTGTAGAGCTTGCCTAA